A single Symbiobacterium thermophilum IAM 14863 DNA region contains:
- the aroC gene encoding chorismate synthase yields MRYLTAGESHGRALVTIVEGLPAGVPVDLAAIDRDLARRQSGYGRGGRMKIEQDRVQVLSGIRHGKTLGSPVALLVENRDWLNWTEVMSPAPLEAYTDPRAAQKVRTRPRPGHADLAGALKYDHADLRNVLERASARETAARVAAGSLAKQYLAPFGIRVAGYVRSIGPVEAQPPAGLDLDGIVARAEASPVRCPDPAASARMVEEIDAAKRDGDSLGGVVEVVAAGLPPGLGSHVHWDRKLDGALGAALLSIQAAKGVEIGDGFLGARRRGSEVHDEIGWSPDRGYFRYTNRAGGLEGGMTNGMDLVVRVAFKPIATLYKPLRSVEIDTHVEAAAGIERSDVCAVPAAAVIAECVTAFELARFVAEKFGGDSLEEALRNFRGYLEQIARR; encoded by the coding sequence TTGCGGTACCTGACAGCCGGCGAGTCGCACGGGCGGGCGCTGGTGACCATCGTCGAGGGGCTGCCCGCCGGCGTGCCGGTGGACCTGGCGGCCATCGACCGCGACCTCGCCCGGCGGCAGTCCGGCTACGGGCGGGGCGGGCGGATGAAGATCGAGCAGGACCGGGTGCAGGTGCTGTCGGGCATCCGGCACGGCAAGACCCTGGGCAGCCCGGTCGCGCTGCTGGTGGAGAACCGGGACTGGCTCAACTGGACCGAAGTGATGTCGCCTGCGCCGCTGGAGGCCTACACCGACCCGCGGGCGGCGCAGAAGGTGCGGACGCGCCCCCGGCCGGGCCACGCGGACCTGGCGGGGGCCCTGAAGTACGATCACGCCGACCTGCGCAACGTGCTGGAGCGGGCCTCGGCCCGGGAGACCGCGGCGCGGGTGGCGGCGGGGTCGCTGGCCAAGCAGTACCTGGCGCCGTTCGGCATCCGGGTGGCCGGGTACGTGCGGTCCATCGGCCCCGTGGAGGCCCAGCCCCCGGCCGGGCTGGACCTGGACGGGATCGTCGCCCGGGCGGAGGCGAGCCCCGTGCGCTGCCCCGACCCCGCGGCGTCGGCCCGGATGGTGGAGGAGATCGACGCGGCGAAGCGGGACGGCGACTCGCTGGGCGGCGTCGTGGAGGTGGTGGCCGCGGGGCTCCCGCCGGGCCTGGGCAGCCACGTGCACTGGGACCGGAAGCTGGACGGCGCCCTCGGGGCGGCCTTGCTCTCCATTCAGGCCGCCAAGGGCGTGGAGATCGGCGACGGGTTTCTGGGCGCCCGGCGGCGGGGCTCGGAGGTGCACGACGAGATCGGCTGGAGTCCGGACAGGGGCTACTTCCGTTACACGAACCGGGCGGGCGGGCTGGAGGGCGGTATGACCAACGGGATGGACCTGGTGGTCCGGGTTGCCTTCAAGCCCATCGCCACGCTGTACAAGCCCCTGCGCTCCGTGGAGATCGATACGCACGTCGAGGCCGCGGCGGGCATCGAGCGGTCCGACGTCTGTGCCGTGCCCGCCGCGGCGGTGATCGCGGAGTGCGTCACCGCCTTCGAGCTGGCCCGTTTCGTGGCCGAGAAGTTCGGCGGCGACTCGCTGGAGGAGGCCCTGCGCAACTTCCGCGGGTACCTGGAACAGATCGCCCGGCGCTGA
- a CDS encoding PTS system mannose/fructose/sorbose family transporter subunit IID yields MANTQVDQSQVLPEYGPVTPADLRKAAWRHNLTLQWSWNYERMQALGFMWSILPILQRVSRTKEELIANMQRHLVFYNTNPAVGSPIIFGAACALEEKGQGEVADSLKVALMGPFAGIGDTIQAILLRPIVAVLAASLAMEGSWAGPLIMFIFGLCWFGLKFPQVTWGYKQGVSLVTTVAGGALEKVTEGATIMGLIVVGGFVPSIMAKVTTPIKFVRQVTVDGQLTEKVVELQPALDSILPYMIPLLIVGFAYWLLKARRQSPIKVLLWLTVLAFACSYLGIL; encoded by the coding sequence GTGGCTAACACGCAGGTAGACCAGAGCCAGGTATTGCCGGAGTACGGCCCGGTAACCCCCGCTGACCTCAGGAAGGCCGCCTGGCGGCACAACCTGACGCTCCAGTGGTCCTGGAACTACGAGCGCATGCAGGCCCTGGGCTTCATGTGGTCGATCCTGCCGATCCTGCAGCGGGTCTCCCGCACCAAGGAAGAGCTCATCGCCAACATGCAGCGGCACCTGGTGTTCTACAACACCAACCCGGCGGTCGGCTCGCCCATCATCTTCGGCGCCGCCTGCGCCCTGGAGGAGAAGGGGCAGGGCGAGGTCGCCGACAGCCTGAAGGTGGCCCTGATGGGCCCGTTTGCCGGCATCGGCGACACGATTCAGGCCATTCTGCTCCGCCCGATCGTCGCCGTCCTGGCCGCCTCGCTGGCCATGGAGGGCAGCTGGGCCGGCCCGCTGATCATGTTCATCTTCGGCCTGTGCTGGTTCGGCCTGAAGTTCCCGCAGGTCACCTGGGGCTACAAGCAGGGCGTCAGCCTGGTCACCACCGTGGCCGGCGGCGCGCTGGAGAAGGTCACCGAGGGCGCGACCATCATGGGCCTGATCGTGGTGGGCGGCTTCGTTCCGTCCATCATGGCGAAGGTGACGACGCCGATCAAGTTCGTACGGCAGGTTACCGTGGACGGGCAGCTCACGGAGAAGGTCGTGGAGCTGCAGCCCGCGCTCGACTCCATCCTGCCGTACATGATCCCGCTGCTCATCGTCGGCTTTGCCTACTGGCTGCTGAAGGCCCGCCGTCAGTCGCCGATCAAGGTGCTCCTGTGGCTGACCGTTCTCGCCTTCGCCTGCAGCTATCTGGGCATCCTGTAA
- a CDS encoding pseudouridine-5'-phosphate glycosidase, producing MKYLLSYTPEVREALDRNRPVVALESTIISHGMPYPENLRTAREVEEIVRSQGAVPATIAVIGGRCKVGLTDEELELLATSPEAVKVSLRDLPVVLARKSLGATTVATTATIAAAAGIEVFVTGGIGGVHRKSPGDPAQMWDVSADLTVLGRTDITVVCAGAKSVLDIGATLEVLETLGVTVLGYRTDRFPGFYTRDTGFGVDARVDTPEEAAAVIHARQQTMLPGGVLVVNPVPEEHAMDPDEVERHIADALKAMAAEGVTGKAVTPYLLARLKEVTSGRALQTNIALVKHNALVGAQIAVALKAGK from the coding sequence ATGAAGTACCTGTTGTCGTATACGCCGGAGGTTCGGGAGGCCCTGGACCGGAACCGGCCCGTGGTGGCCCTGGAGTCGACCATCATCAGCCACGGCATGCCGTACCCCGAGAACCTGCGCACCGCCCGGGAGGTGGAGGAGATCGTCCGCAGCCAGGGCGCGGTCCCGGCGACGATTGCGGTGATCGGCGGCCGCTGCAAGGTGGGGCTGACGGACGAGGAGCTGGAGCTGCTCGCGACCTCGCCCGAGGCGGTGAAGGTGTCGCTGCGCGACCTGCCGGTGGTGCTGGCGCGCAAGTCCCTGGGGGCGACCACCGTCGCCACCACGGCGACCATCGCGGCGGCGGCGGGGATCGAGGTGTTCGTGACCGGCGGCATCGGCGGTGTCCATCGCAAGAGCCCGGGCGACCCCGCGCAGATGTGGGACGTGTCCGCGGACCTGACCGTGCTGGGCCGCACGGACATCACGGTGGTCTGCGCCGGGGCCAAGTCGGTGCTGGACATCGGCGCGACCCTGGAGGTTCTGGAGACGCTGGGGGTGACGGTGCTGGGCTACCGGACCGACCGGTTCCCCGGCTTCTACACCCGGGACACCGGGTTCGGCGTGGACGCCCGGGTGGACACGCCGGAGGAGGCCGCGGCCGTCATCCACGCGCGGCAGCAGACCATGCTCCCCGGCGGCGTGCTGGTGGTCAACCCCGTGCCGGAGGAGCACGCCATGGACCCCGACGAGGTGGAGCGGCACATCGCGGACGCCCTGAAGGCCATGGCGGCCGAGGGGGTGACCGGCAAGGCGGTGACCCCGTACCTGCTGGCCCGGCTGAAGGAGGTCACCAGCGGCCGGGCGCTGCAGACCAACATCGCGCTGGTCAAGCACAACGCCCTGGTGGGCGCGCAGATCGCCGTCGCCCTGAAGGCCGGAAAGTAG
- a CDS encoding DUF3794 domain-containing protein, whose product MKDNGYVIQTPVVVNANTAQVLVVSEIPLTPPAFKIDHIDKLVEVDDCVAACDKVIINGRLIKNITYKTAKEWDHKGGLNRVCGDVRHCTVEIPFHLFIDVPGSRDGDDCEIEDAIVAGEFDKLVDRNRDGTFSKLLEKSVIKVRAKVVRRRWLKVNAQDVTPRRLRCPETSEVVTVPGLDIPTQDKGDKPFAPGDEW is encoded by the coding sequence TTGAAGGACAACGGATACGTGATTCAGACACCCGTGGTGGTGAACGCCAACACGGCGCAAGTGCTGGTTGTGAGCGAGATTCCGCTGACGCCCCCGGCCTTCAAGATCGACCACATCGACAAGCTGGTCGAAGTGGACGACTGCGTTGCGGCATGTGACAAGGTGATCATCAACGGCCGCCTGATCAAGAACATCACGTACAAGACGGCGAAGGAGTGGGACCACAAGGGCGGCCTGAACCGCGTCTGCGGCGACGTGCGCCACTGCACCGTCGAGATCCCCTTCCACCTCTTCATCGATGTGCCCGGCAGCCGCGACGGCGATGACTGCGAGATCGAGGACGCCATCGTCGCCGGCGAGTTCGACAAGCTGGTGGACCGCAACCGGGACGGCACCTTCTCCAAGCTGCTGGAGAAGTCGGTCATCAAGGTGCGGGCCAAGGTGGTGCGCCGCAGGTGGCTGAAGGTGAACGCCCAGGACGTCACCCCCAGGCGGCTGCGCTGCCCCGAGACGTCGGAGGTGGTCACCGTCCCGGGGCTGGACATCCCGACGCAGGACAAGGGCGACAAGCCCTTCGCCCCCGGGGACGAGTGGTAG
- a CDS encoding prepilin peptidase, whose protein sequence is MSGQAWPAALLGVALGAALGYLGVRFSPRWLTRPAPRWLSASLVAGIALAAGLLGYFHRLTPYFWHQLALVAILLAAAFIDLQDHIIPNDLVLVGFAVWLPAMLLFPYDGKTWLSALGGGAAAFAFFYLLAVLVPDGMGMGDVKLALVMGLFLGAGWVAMALILAFLLGGLASAVLLATRRVGRRGHIPFGPFLAAGGLITILWGSQIWNWYAG, encoded by the coding sequence ATGAGCGGGCAGGCGTGGCCCGCCGCCCTCCTGGGCGTGGCCCTGGGGGCGGCCCTGGGCTATCTGGGTGTGCGGTTCTCCCCCCGCTGGCTGACCCGGCCGGCGCCGCGGTGGCTCTCGGCCTCGCTGGTCGCGGGTATCGCGCTGGCGGCGGGGCTGCTCGGCTACTTCCACCGGCTCACGCCTTACTTCTGGCACCAGCTGGCGCTGGTGGCCATCCTCCTTGCAGCGGCCTTCATCGACCTGCAGGACCACATTATCCCCAACGACCTGGTGCTGGTGGGCTTCGCGGTCTGGCTGCCGGCGATGCTGCTCTTCCCGTACGACGGGAAGACGTGGCTCTCTGCGCTGGGGGGCGGCGCGGCCGCCTTTGCGTTCTTCTACCTGCTCGCGGTGCTCGTGCCCGACGGCATGGGCATGGGAGATGTGAAGCTGGCCCTGGTGATGGGGCTGTTCCTGGGAGCGGGATGGGTAGCCATGGCCCTCATCCTGGCGTTTCTCCTGGGCGGTCTGGCCTCGGCCGTGCTGCTGGCCACCCGGCGGGTCGGGCGCAGGGGGCACATCCCCTTCGGCCCGTTCCTCGCCGCGGGCGGCCTGATCACCATCCTGTGGGGAAGCCAGATCTGGAACTGGTACGCGGGATGA
- a CDS encoding PTS system mannose/fructose/N-acetylgalactosamine-transporter subunit IIB, which produces MPVVHMRIDNRLIHGQVTVAWASHLSADHMIVCNDKVAQDPIQKMMLPAAARGVKTSVLSVADTLAYCASPEAEQERIFIIAKFPSDALALLDGGLKPQEINVGNQAPIPGTKFTMVTRTCAVTPEDAAIYREIVKRGYELTGRMVPADPKNDFIELIAKKGL; this is translated from the coding sequence ATGCCCGTGGTCCACATGCGCATCGACAACCGCCTGATCCACGGTCAGGTCACGGTCGCGTGGGCGAGCCACCTGAGCGCCGACCACATGATCGTCTGCAACGACAAGGTCGCGCAGGATCCGATTCAGAAGATGATGCTGCCGGCCGCGGCGCGCGGCGTGAAGACGTCGGTGCTCTCGGTGGCGGATACGCTCGCCTACTGCGCCTCGCCCGAGGCGGAGCAGGAGCGCATCTTCATCATCGCCAAGTTCCCGTCCGACGCGCTGGCGCTCCTGGACGGCGGCCTGAAGCCGCAGGAGATCAACGTCGGCAACCAGGCGCCGATCCCTGGCACCAAGTTCACGATGGTCACCCGCACCTGCGCGGTGACGCCGGAGGACGCGGCGATCTACCGCGAGATCGTCAAGCGTGGTTACGAGCTGACCGGCCGCATGGTGCCCGCCGATCCGAAGAACGATTTCATTGAGCTGATCGCCAAGAAGGGGCTGTGA
- the aroB gene encoding 3-dehydroquinate synthase: protein MTEVWVELGEERYPIYVGAGLMAQLGALVRRHLPETRRALLVTDANVAPLYGEAARAALEQAGITTARVTVPAGEASKSLSQAYSLYSSCVRAELDRTSAVVALGGGVVGDLAGFVAATYLRGIPLVQVPTTLLAQVDSSIGGKTGVDLPQGKNLVGAFHQPSLVVADVETLKSLPRRELSAGMAEVVKHGVIRDEEFLKYVEVQVGNVLAGDPAVLERVVAESCRIKAEVVAADPREKGLRAILNFGHTVGHALEAAIGFRWLHGECVAVGMVAAAHIARHSGIAQEGRLELRLTRLLERLDLPTTLPEGMDPKDLEPFLRRDKKIKSGVIHWVMPVRPGEVVVTPDVSPDAIRWGLEALRR, encoded by the coding sequence GTGACAGAGGTCTGGGTGGAACTCGGCGAGGAACGCTACCCGATTTACGTGGGCGCCGGGCTGATGGCGCAGCTGGGCGCGCTGGTGCGGCGGCACCTGCCGGAGACCCGGCGGGCCCTGCTGGTGACCGATGCCAACGTCGCGCCCCTCTACGGGGAGGCCGCCCGCGCAGCTCTGGAGCAGGCCGGGATCACCACCGCCCGGGTGACGGTGCCGGCCGGCGAGGCGTCCAAGTCGCTGTCCCAGGCTTACAGCCTGTACAGCAGCTGCGTCCGGGCGGAGCTGGACCGCACCAGCGCGGTCGTCGCCCTGGGCGGCGGCGTGGTCGGTGACCTGGCCGGGTTCGTCGCGGCCACCTACCTGCGGGGGATCCCCCTGGTGCAGGTGCCCACCACCCTGCTCGCACAGGTGGACTCGTCCATCGGCGGGAAGACCGGCGTCGACCTGCCCCAGGGCAAGAACCTGGTGGGGGCGTTCCACCAGCCCTCTCTGGTGGTGGCCGACGTGGAGACCCTGAAGAGCCTGCCCCGGCGGGAGCTGTCCGCCGGGATGGCCGAGGTGGTCAAGCACGGGGTCATCCGGGACGAGGAATTCCTGAAGTACGTGGAGGTCCAGGTGGGCAACGTGCTCGCCGGCGACCCCGCGGTGCTGGAGCGGGTGGTGGCGGAGAGCTGCCGGATCAAGGCCGAGGTGGTGGCCGCGGACCCCCGCGAGAAGGGGCTGCGGGCGATCCTCAACTTCGGCCACACCGTGGGCCACGCCCTGGAGGCGGCCATCGGGTTCCGCTGGCTTCACGGCGAGTGCGTCGCGGTCGGCATGGTTGCGGCGGCGCACATCGCCCGGCACAGCGGCATTGCACAGGAGGGCCGGCTGGAGCTCCGGCTGACGCGTCTGCTGGAGCGCCTCGACCTGCCCACCACGCTGCCGGAGGGCATGGATCCCAAGGACCTGGAGCCCTTCCTGCGGCGGGACAAGAAGATCAAGAGCGGAGTGATCCACTGGGTGATGCCCGTGCGGCCCGGCGAGGTGGTCGTCACGCCCGACGTTTCGCCCGATGCCATCCGGTGGGGACTGGAAGCGCTGAGGAGGTAA
- a CDS encoding PTS mannose/fructose/sorbose/N-acetylgalactosamine transporter subunit IIC — MTYGIGIALLLGIIAYIAVVMNLGASVFWHEALIVGAVTGLIVGDVQMGLTIGATLTLMSLGMWTYGGATIPDFMTGAILGTAFGALPGVGVEGGLAIAVPAALLMTQLDVLGRATTTLFIHGADKAVAEGNVRAVTWWHLLGQLPWGLTRFFPVFLAVWLGAEPVQNFINWMPDHVMNAMRVTGAVLPALGFALLLTMMPLKKYWPFALLGYVLFAYLKVPMIGIALTAVAVGILYLNLKEVRARG; from the coding sequence TTGACGTATGGCATTGGGATTGCACTGCTCCTGGGAATCATCGCGTACATTGCGGTCGTGATGAATCTGGGTGCCAGCGTCTTCTGGCACGAGGCGCTCATCGTCGGCGCGGTTACGGGACTCATCGTCGGAGATGTGCAGATGGGCCTCACGATCGGCGCGACGCTGACCCTCATGTCCCTCGGCATGTGGACTTACGGCGGTGCGACGATCCCCGACTTCATGACCGGCGCCATCCTCGGCACCGCGTTCGGCGCACTGCCGGGCGTGGGGGTCGAGGGCGGCCTCGCCATCGCGGTGCCGGCGGCGCTGCTCATGACCCAGCTGGACGTGCTGGGCCGCGCCACCACGACGCTGTTCATCCACGGCGCCGACAAGGCGGTCGCCGAAGGCAACGTGCGCGCGGTCACCTGGTGGCACCTGCTGGGCCAGCTGCCCTGGGGCCTCACACGGTTCTTCCCGGTCTTCCTTGCGGTCTGGCTGGGCGCAGAGCCCGTGCAGAACTTCATCAACTGGATGCCGGACCACGTCATGAACGCCATGCGGGTCACCGGCGCCGTCCTGCCGGCCCTCGGTTTCGCCCTACTGCTGACCATGATGCCGCTGAAGAAGTACTGGCCGTTCGCCCTGCTGGGCTACGTCCTGTTCGCTTACCTGAAGGTGCCCATGATCGGCATCGCGCTCACCGCTGTCGCCGTCGGCATCCTCTACCTCAACCTGAAGGAGGTGCGGGCTCGTGGCTAA
- a CDS encoding PTS sugar transporter subunit IIA, protein MIGIVLISHGPLASGLLQAAEMIAGEQSQVAVLELQPAQEMDQFREAMEQAVARVDSGDGVLIVADLFGGSPANTSAYLLRPGVEVVCGANLPMLLEVLTLRDGQTLSELAQTAVQAGASGALRLADVLGRG, encoded by the coding sequence GTGATCGGCATCGTGCTGATCAGCCATGGTCCCTTGGCATCGGGCCTTCTGCAGGCCGCCGAGATGATCGCGGGGGAGCAGTCCCAGGTGGCCGTCTTGGAGCTGCAGCCGGCCCAGGAGATGGACCAGTTCCGCGAGGCGATGGAGCAGGCGGTGGCCCGGGTGGATTCCGGCGACGGCGTGCTGATCGTGGCGGACCTGTTCGGCGGCAGCCCCGCCAACACGTCCGCGTACCTGCTGCGCCCCGGCGTGGAGGTGGTCTGCGGCGCCAACCTGCCGATGCTGCTGGAGGTCCTGACCCTGCGCGACGGCCAGACGCTTTCGGAGCTGGCGCAGACCGCCGTGCAGGCGGGCGCCTCCGGTGCCCTGCGCCTGGCCGACGTGCTCGGCCGGGGTTGA
- a CDS encoding YqeG family HAD IIIA-type phosphatase, giving the protein MGGLRPQEYHNSIFEIDLDRLRRMGKRAIILDLDNTLVRWNDPTPTPKLLEWLAAVRAHGLMPCIVSNNSGPRVGEFAARAGVPFVPSAAKPRVKGFRQAMRQLGVAPHETVVVGDQLFTDVLGGNRAGAYTILVVPIDRREFIGTRLVRLIERRVLRYLFRQGLLTPK; this is encoded by the coding sequence GTGGGCGGCCTGCGACCGCAGGAGTACCATAACTCCATCTTCGAGATCGACCTGGACAGGCTGCGCCGGATGGGCAAGCGGGCGATCATCCTCGACCTGGACAACACCCTGGTGCGGTGGAATGACCCGACGCCGACGCCGAAGCTGCTGGAGTGGCTCGCAGCCGTCCGGGCGCACGGCCTCATGCCCTGCATCGTCTCCAACAACAGCGGCCCGCGGGTGGGCGAGTTCGCCGCGCGGGCCGGCGTCCCGTTCGTCCCCAGCGCCGCCAAGCCCCGCGTGAAGGGGTTCCGGCAGGCCATGCGGCAACTGGGGGTGGCGCCTCACGAAACGGTGGTGGTGGGCGACCAGCTGTTCACCGACGTCCTGGGCGGCAACCGGGCCGGCGCCTACACCATCCTGGTGGTGCCCATCGACCGGCGGGAATTCATCGGGACCCGGCTCGTGCGCCTGATCGAGCGGCGGGTGCTCCGTTACCTGTTCCGCCAGGGTCTCCTCACCCCGAAGTAG
- a CDS encoding shikimate kinase, translating into MNIVLVGLMGSGKTAVGRLLAERLGRPFVDTDRLVEADAGRTVADIFAAEGEEGFRRREAEVVARAAAGDNQVIATGGGAVLRTENREALRRTGFVIWLDAEPETLYDRARGQGLHRRPLLSGPDPLGRLRALAAARRPFYAQAAHVRICTDRRSLQDVVAEIMEKLQERGERG; encoded by the coding sequence GTGAACATCGTTCTCGTGGGACTCATGGGATCCGGCAAGACGGCTGTGGGCCGGCTCCTGGCCGAGCGGCTGGGCCGGCCCTTCGTGGACACGGACAGGCTCGTGGAGGCGGACGCCGGCCGCACCGTCGCCGACATCTTCGCCGCAGAGGGCGAGGAGGGGTTCCGCCGCCGGGAGGCGGAGGTGGTGGCGCGGGCGGCCGCCGGCGACAACCAGGTGATCGCGACCGGGGGCGGCGCCGTGCTGCGGACGGAGAACCGGGAGGCGCTGCGCCGCACGGGGTTCGTGATCTGGCTGGATGCGGAGCCGGAAACGCTGTATGACCGGGCCCGCGGGCAGGGGCTGCACCGCCGGCCGCTGCTCAGCGGCCCTGATCCGCTGGGGCGGCTGCGGGCGCTGGCGGCCGCGCGCCGGCCGTTCTACGCCCAGGCCGCCCACGTGCGGATCTGTACGGACCGTCGTTCGCTGCAGGACGTCGTGGCAGAGATCATGGAAAAGCTACAGGAAAGGGGAGAGCGCGGGTGA
- a CDS encoding shikimate dehydrogenase: MTKRRSTSRGPGRILGILGHPVAHSASPAMHNAAFAAQGMHAMYGAFDVPPSQLEKAIAGIRALGLLGVNVTIPHKEAVMAYLDDVAPTARQVGAVNTIVNRGGRLIGYNTDGWGFLLSLEERGVRVAGRNAVVLGAGGAARAVALHLGMAGVARLTIINRSRQRAEFLAADLARAKTPVRAEVADPGSEEARAALAEAGLVVNCTPLGMEPDTESTPLEDVGLLPAHCVVYDTVYRPLETRLLREARQHGLITVNGLAMLVHQGACAWEYWFGRRGPVDVMRTAALAALEGQP; the protein is encoded by the coding sequence ATGACCAAGCGTCGGAGCACATCGCGGGGTCCGGGGCGGATCCTGGGGATCCTGGGCCATCCGGTGGCGCACTCCGCCTCGCCCGCCATGCACAACGCCGCATTCGCCGCGCAGGGGATGCACGCCATGTACGGGGCCTTTGACGTCCCGCCTTCCCAGCTGGAGAAGGCGATCGCCGGGATTCGCGCGCTGGGGCTCCTGGGCGTCAACGTCACCATTCCCCACAAGGAGGCGGTCATGGCCTACCTGGACGACGTGGCCCCCACCGCCCGGCAGGTGGGTGCGGTGAACACCATCGTCAACCGGGGCGGCCGGCTGATCGGGTACAATACCGACGGCTGGGGCTTCCTGCTCAGCCTGGAGGAGCGGGGCGTGCGGGTCGCCGGCCGGAACGCCGTGGTGCTGGGTGCGGGTGGCGCCGCCCGGGCGGTGGCCCTGCACCTGGGCATGGCCGGGGTGGCGCGCCTGACGATCATCAACCGTTCCCGCCAGCGGGCCGAGTTCCTGGCGGCCGATCTCGCCCGGGCCAAGACCCCGGTGCGGGCGGAGGTGGCCGATCCGGGGTCGGAGGAGGCCCGGGCCGCGCTCGCGGAGGCCGGCCTGGTCGTCAACTGCACCCCTCTGGGCATGGAGCCCGACACCGAGTCGACGCCGCTGGAGGACGTCGGGCTGCTCCCGGCCCACTGCGTGGTCTACGACACCGTGTACCGGCCGCTGGAGACCCGCCTCCTGCGGGAGGCGCGGCAGCACGGGCTCATCACCGTCAACGGCCTGGCGATGCTGGTGCACCAGGGCGCCTGCGCCTGGGAGTACTGGTTCGGCCGGCGGGGCCCGGTGGACGTGATGCGGACGGCCGCGCTGGCGGCCCTGGAGGGACAGCCATGA
- a CDS encoding isocitrate/isopropylmalate family dehydrogenase, which translates to MAFVPTIVVLEGDQTGQELLEEAVRLLSPDVIGLPLHLVRYDLSLENRRATSNRVVYEAAAAMREHGYGLKAATITPEGRGDVGSPNAILRREIDGTVILRTGRPLPGVETIGGITAPIAVVRMATEDAYEAKEWREGEGDEERAFRTTYISARNCRATAEFAFRLARQMGALVFGGPKWTVSPTYEGLLKEAMDEAARRNPDVPYDPQLIDAAYALLIARATRPLVIPCLNRDGDILSDLVLALYGSIAGSESLLIAFDEQFNPRVVMAEAPHGTAPSLQGKNLANPLAMQLAAGALLKQMPDPEYQRAGAAIQEACLQAVAQGVRTADLGGTARTTEFTDEVIRRVKEKLAVPAR; encoded by the coding sequence ATGGCATTCGTTCCGACCATCGTGGTACTGGAAGGGGACCAGACCGGGCAGGAGCTGCTGGAAGAGGCCGTTCGGCTTCTCAGCCCTGACGTGATCGGCTTGCCGCTGCATCTGGTGCGTTATGACCTGAGCCTGGAGAACCGCCGGGCGACCAGTAACCGGGTCGTCTACGAGGCGGCCGCGGCGATGCGGGAGCACGGGTACGGACTGAAGGCGGCGACCATCACCCCGGAGGGCCGGGGAGACGTGGGGTCGCCCAACGCCATCCTGCGGCGGGAGATCGACGGCACGGTCATCCTGCGGACCGGCCGGCCCCTGCCGGGGGTCGAGACCATCGGCGGAATCACCGCGCCCATCGCGGTGGTGCGCATGGCGACCGAGGATGCGTACGAGGCGAAGGAGTGGCGCGAGGGCGAGGGCGATGAGGAGCGGGCGTTCCGCACCACCTACATCTCCGCCCGCAACTGCCGTGCCACCGCCGAGTTCGCCTTCCGCCTCGCGCGGCAGATGGGGGCGCTGGTCTTCGGCGGCCCCAAGTGGACGGTGTCGCCGACCTACGAGGGACTGCTGAAGGAGGCGATGGACGAGGCGGCCAGGCGGAATCCGGACGTGCCCTACGACCCGCAGCTCATCGACGCAGCGTACGCCCTGCTGATCGCGCGGGCGACCCGGCCGCTGGTCATCCCGTGCCTCAACCGGGACGGGGACATCCTGTCTGACCTGGTGCTGGCGCTCTACGGCTCCATCGCGGGATCGGAGTCGCTGCTCATCGCCTTCGACGAACAGTTCAACCCGCGGGTGGTCATGGCCGAGGCGCCGCACGGCACCGCGCCCAGCCTGCAGGGCAAGAACCTGGCCAACCCGCTGGCGATGCAGCTTGCGGCGGGCGCTCTGCTGAAGCAGATGCCGGATCCGGAGTACCAGCGTGCGGGCGCGGCGATCCAGGAAGCCTGCCTGCAGGCTGTGGCGCAGGGCGTGCGGACCGCCGACCTGGGCGGAACCGCCCGGACCACCGAGTTCACCGACGAGGTGATCCGCCGGGTGAAGGAGAAGCTGGCGGTCCCGGCCCGCTGA